A window from Leptothermofonsia sichuanensis E412 encodes these proteins:
- a CDS encoding ABC transporter permease, with the protein MSRSTALRYYIAARLLLAPLMLWVITTVVFLLLRATPGDPVDALLGPRAPQTAKDEIRQQLGLGKPLWEQYVDYMESLLRLDLGKSLISQGQSVWQIIQDFFPATAELALFSMAIALVVGISVGILSASRPDTWMDAGGRLFGILTYSVPLFWFGMLLQLIFSVQLGWFPLGTRFPITLPAPDGPTGLYTVDSLLRGNLNQFFIALYYLALPCLSLGVLISGIFERIVRINLKQTLQSDYVEAARARGIPESKILINHGLRNALIPVVTILGLTFAALLGGAILTEVTFSWPGLANRLYRAIAQRDYPTVQGIVVFFAAIVAVASIAIDILNAYIDPRIRY; encoded by the coding sequence ATGTCCCGCTCCACTGCCCTGCGCTATTACATTGCGGCCCGTCTGCTTCTGGCTCCCCTGATGCTGTGGGTCATCACAACGGTTGTGTTTCTGTTGCTGCGGGCAACGCCAGGAGATCCGGTGGATGCGTTGCTGGGTCCGCGGGCACCCCAGACAGCTAAAGACGAAATTCGGCAACAGTTGGGGTTGGGCAAGCCTCTGTGGGAACAGTATGTCGATTACATGGAGTCACTGTTGCGTCTGGATCTGGGCAAATCCCTGATCAGTCAGGGGCAGTCTGTATGGCAGATTATCCAGGATTTTTTCCCGGCAACAGCGGAACTGGCACTTTTCAGCATGGCGATCGCCCTTGTGGTGGGAATTTCAGTTGGTATCCTGTCTGCTTCCAGACCTGATACCTGGATGGATGCAGGCGGCAGGTTGTTTGGCATTCTCACGTACTCAGTCCCCCTGTTCTGGTTTGGGATGCTGTTACAGCTAATCTTTTCGGTTCAATTGGGCTGGTTTCCCTTGGGGACGCGCTTCCCAATCACCCTGCCAGCCCCCGACGGTCCGACTGGACTTTACACGGTAGATAGTTTGCTGCGCGGCAACTTGAATCAGTTTTTCATCGCCCTGTACTACCTGGCATTACCCTGCCTCAGTCTGGGAGTTTTGATCAGCGGTATTTTTGAACGGATTGTGCGGATCAATTTGAAACAGACGCTCCAGTCAGATTATGTGGAAGCTGCCAGAGCCAGGGGAATTCCCGAATCCAAGATTCTGATCAACCACGGGCTGCGCAATGCCCTGATTCCGGTGGTCACCATTCTGGGGTTGACCTTTGCGGCATTGCTGGGCGGGGCAATTTTGACGGAAGTGACGTTTTCCTGGCCCGGACTGGCAAACCGACTTTATCGGGCGATCGCCCAGCGTGATTACCCCACGGTGCAGGGAATTGTCGTCTTCTTTGCAGCGATTGTTGCGGTTGCCAGTATTGCGATCGATATTCTCAATGCCTACATTGACCCCCGAATTCGCTATTAG
- a CDS encoding EVE domain-containing protein, with translation MNYWLMKSEPSVYSIEDLQRDRTTIWDGVRNYQARNFLRSMQVGDLAFFYHSNAEPPGIVGLMKVSQPNIIDPTQFDPKSKYYDAKSPKDNPRWQTVEVEFVEAFPRIISLANLRQHFSPEELTVVKQGNRLSVMPVTDVVAKKILKMANST, from the coding sequence ATGAATTACTGGTTGATGAAGTCTGAACCCAGTGTTTACAGCATTGAGGATTTACAGCGCGATCGCACCACCATCTGGGATGGGGTTCGTAATTACCAGGCGCGAAATTTTTTGCGATCGATGCAGGTCGGCGATCTGGCGTTTTTCTACCATTCCAATGCAGAACCACCGGGCATTGTTGGGTTGATGAAAGTTTCCCAACCCAATATCATAGACCCGACTCAATTTGACCCTAAAAGTAAGTACTACGACGCCAAATCCCCAAAGGACAATCCCCGCTGGCAGACGGTGGAAGTGGAATTTGTCGAAGCATTTCCCAGAATCATTTCCCTAGCCAACCTGCGCCAGCACTTTAGCCCAGAGGAATTAACCGTAGTCAAGCAGGGAAATCGCCTGTCTGTCATGCCAGTTACAGACGTTGTGGCCAAGAAGATTCTGAAAATGGCGAATTCAACCTGA
- the fumC gene encoding class II fumarate hydratase → MSNHEPLTGVRLETDSLGAVEVPADRLWGAQTQRSQQNFAIGVERFGWGRPVIRALGILKKCAAIANGELGQLSPEIVNLIVQAADEVIAGQWDREFPLVVFQTGSGTQTNMNVNEVISNRAIQLAGGIVGSKQPIHPNDHVNRSQSSNDTFPTVMHIATVEQLENILIPVVTDLRNVLEAKSQAYSDVVMIGRTHLQDATPLTLGQVISGWVAQLDQGIAIIRSTLPGVYELAIGGTAVGTGLNAHPQFGELTAQKIAEETGKPFISAPNKFAALSAHEAMVNVSASLRTLAGALMKIANDVRWYACGPRAGIGEIKIPENEPGSSIMPGKINPTQSEALTMVAVQVFGNDAAVAFAGSQGNFQLNVFKPVMLHNVLESITLLADACQSFNDHCAKGIEPNKKRIQQNLNNSLMLVTALNPHIGYEKAAKISLLAYHEDISLREAALKLGYVTPEQFDTWVKPEDMIHP, encoded by the coding sequence ATGAGCAATCATGAGCCGTTAACAGGAGTTCGCCTTGAAACCGATAGTCTGGGAGCGGTAGAAGTTCCCGCTGATCGCCTGTGGGGGGCACAAACCCAGCGATCGCAACAGAACTTTGCGATTGGAGTAGAGCGGTTTGGCTGGGGGCGTCCGGTAATTCGGGCGCTGGGAATTTTGAAAAAGTGCGCGGCGATCGCCAATGGTGAACTCGGTCAACTGTCCCCTGAAATTGTCAACCTGATTGTGCAGGCAGCGGATGAAGTCATTGCAGGGCAATGGGACAGGGAGTTTCCTCTGGTGGTGTTTCAAACGGGATCGGGAACCCAGACAAACATGAATGTGAATGAGGTGATCTCCAATCGGGCCATCCAACTGGCAGGCGGTATTGTTGGCTCCAAGCAACCGATTCATCCCAACGATCATGTCAACCGTAGCCAATCTTCAAATGATACATTTCCCACCGTCATGCACATTGCAACGGTTGAACAATTGGAGAATATATTGATTCCAGTTGTCACTGATTTACGCAACGTTCTGGAAGCAAAATCACAAGCCTATTCTGATGTGGTTATGATTGGTAGGACCCATCTCCAGGATGCCACTCCCTTAACCCTGGGACAGGTAATTTCGGGTTGGGTAGCCCAGCTTGATCAGGGAATTGCCATCATTCGGAGTACATTACCGGGAGTGTATGAGCTGGCGATCGGCGGAACTGCTGTTGGTACAGGTTTGAATGCCCATCCTCAATTTGGTGAACTCACCGCTCAAAAAATTGCCGAGGAAACTGGCAAACCCTTCATCTCTGCTCCCAACAAATTCGCTGCCCTCTCTGCTCACGAGGCAATGGTCAACGTCAGTGCTTCCCTCCGCACACTGGCTGGGGCATTAATGAAAATTGCGAACGATGTCCGCTGGTATGCCTGCGGTCCGCGAGCTGGAATTGGTGAAATCAAAATTCCTGAAAATGAGCCGGGTTCCTCCATCATGCCGGGAAAGATCAACCCGACCCAGAGTGAAGCCCTCACAATGGTTGCTGTTCAGGTATTTGGTAATGACGCAGCAGTAGCATTTGCCGGTTCTCAGGGGAACTTTCAACTCAATGTTTTCAAGCCTGTGATGCTGCACAATGTTCTGGAATCCATCACCCTGCTTGCCGATGCCTGCCAATCTTTTAATGACCACTGTGCTAAAGGTATTGAACCAAATAAAAAGCGGATTCAACAAAACCTGAACAACTCGCTGATGCTGGTCACTGCACTCAACCCCCACATTGGCTACGAAAAGGCTGCCAAAATTTCCCTGCTTGCTTACCACGAAGATATCAGCCTGCGGGAAGCCGCCCTCAAGCTGGGCTATGTTACCCCCGAACAATTCGATACCTGGGTGAAACCAGAGGACATGATTCATCCTTGA
- a CDS encoding Uma2 family endonuclease gives MSETTLPPTLTTLPPTQAELPCDDGVPMETARHKAQMDLLIDGLIPWLSEREDGFVGGNMFVYYSLAQIRNQDFKGPDFFVVLGVPKGERKSWVVWEEGKAPDVVIELLSESTATVDKTEKKLIYQNQMRVPEYFWYDPFNPEDWAGFSIQQRVYQPLLPNERNQLLSESLGLALQRWQGNYKGIEATWLRWATPTGELLPTPEEQERQRAEQERQRADRAEEQLLQTARNLLLAGMDVEQVVRVTGLDASAIAPWVPQSDE, from the coding sequence ATGTCAGAAACCACCTTACCTCCCACCTTAACGACACTCCCACCGACGCAGGCAGAACTTCCCTGTGATGATGGGGTGCCTATGGAAACAGCACGGCACAAGGCTCAGATGGACTTGCTGATTGATGGCTTAATTCCCTGGTTGTCAGAGCGAGAGGATGGGTTTGTTGGTGGCAATATGTTTGTCTACTATAGTCTGGCGCAGATTCGGAACCAGGACTTCAAAGGTCCCGATTTCTTCGTCGTATTAGGCGTACCCAAGGGGGAACGCAAAAGTTGGGTAGTTTGGGAAGAAGGCAAAGCTCCCGATGTTGTAATTGAATTGCTCTCCGAAAGTACGGCTACGGTTGACAAGACCGAAAAAAAGTTGATCTATCAAAACCAGATGCGCGTACCAGAGTATTTCTGGTATGACCCCTTCAACCCAGAAGATTGGGCAGGGTTTTCGATTCAACAGCGGGTTTACCAGCCTCTCCTGCCCAATGAACGCAATCAACTACTGAGTGAATCCTTAGGGTTAGCTTTGCAGCGCTGGCAGGGAAATTACAAAGGAATTGAGGCCACCTGGCTACGCTGGGCAACCCCAACAGGAGAGTTACTCCCCACCCCTGAAGAACAGGAACGCCAGCGAGCAGAACAGGAACGCCAGCGAGCCGACAGAGCAGAAGAACAGTTACTTCAAACTGCACGCAACTTATTATTGGCAGGAATGGACGTAGAACAGGTTGTGCGGGTCACGGGTCTGGATGCATCCGCGATCGCCCCCTGGGTTCCCCAATCAGATGAATAA
- the pip gene encoding prolyl aminopeptidase, protein MPAKMRELYPPIEPYQTGMLQVSELHQIYFEVSGNPVGKPVVVLHGGPGGGSPPFYRQYFDPARWRIVLFDQRGCGKSKPYAELRENTTWDLVADIERLRSHLGIDQWVVFGGSWGSTLSLGYSQTHPDRCLGLILRGIFMLRRKELRWFYQEGASYIFPDAWEEYLKPIPPEERHDLLTAYYKRLTSPDQPTRLEAARAWSVWEGSTSRLLQDPGLIARFGTDQFADAFARIECHYFVNGGFLQSEDQLLKQVDRIRHLPAVIVQGRYDVVCPMITAWELHQAWPEAEWIVVPDAGHSMSEPGIRSALIEAGDRFVTLDW, encoded by the coding sequence TTGCCCGCCAAGATGAGAGAGCTTTATCCACCGATTGAACCCTATCAGACTGGTATGCTTCAGGTTTCGGAGCTGCACCAAATTTACTTTGAGGTATCAGGTAATCCAGTGGGCAAGCCAGTGGTGGTTCTGCATGGAGGTCCAGGTGGGGGTAGCCCGCCTTTCTATCGTCAGTACTTTGATCCAGCTAGGTGGCGGATTGTTCTGTTTGACCAGCGGGGTTGTGGAAAAAGCAAGCCCTATGCAGAGCTACGAGAAAATACAACCTGGGATCTGGTGGCAGATATTGAGCGGTTGCGATCGCACCTCGGCATCGATCAATGGGTGGTGTTTGGCGGTAGCTGGGGCAGCACACTGTCCCTTGGCTATAGCCAGACCCACCCCGATCGCTGTTTGGGGCTGATTTTGCGGGGAATTTTTATGTTGCGCCGCAAAGAACTGCGCTGGTTCTACCAGGAAGGTGCCAGCTATATCTTTCCCGATGCCTGGGAAGAGTACCTCAAGCCGATTCCCCCGGAAGAACGGCATGATCTCTTAACGGCTTACTACAAACGCTTAACCAGTCCCGATCAGCCAACCCGGTTAGAAGCTGCCCGCGCCTGGTCTGTGTGGGAAGGCAGCACCAGCAGACTCCTGCAAGACCCCGGTTTAATTGCCCGGTTTGGCACCGATCAGTTTGCCGATGCCTTTGCCCGGATCGAGTGCCACTACTTCGTCAACGGAGGATTTCTGCAATCAGAAGACCAGTTACTGAAGCAGGTCGATCGCATTCGCCATCTGCCTGCTGTGATTGTGCAGGGACGCTATGACGTGGTTTGCCCTATGATTACCGCCTGGGAACTGCACCAGGCATGGCCCGAAGCCGAATGGATTGTAGTCCCTGATGCTGGACACTCCATGTCTGAACCTGGAATTCGCAGTGCCTTGATTGAAGCAGGCGATCGCTTTGTCACCCTAGACTGGTGA
- a CDS encoding PRC-barrel domain-containing protein, which translates to MASEEIRQRSDLLGTLVVTRDTGKKLGVVSQLWVDIDQREVVALSLRPNLLYGTPQPMLLSSIRQIGDVILVDDENVIEDIDVESYTSLIGCEVITETGELLGKVRGYKFDVDNGRLTSLIIASLGLPLIPDQVVSTYELPIEEIVSSGPDRLIVFEGAEERLIQLSVGVMERLGIGRAPWERDEFDEGYVATVRPDNQLPSGVRQPIATPVKTREPVQQTWDDDNWGEPEPRQLQQRRAEPLYYQDEEENWSEASETSQYEEKYDRYVEPQPYPEDQYEEDYEDAWADQEQKAYQPPRVNIPEKQKAPEYEEEGY; encoded by the coding sequence ATGGCATCTGAAGAAATCCGCCAACGCTCTGACCTCCTTGGCACCCTCGTCGTCACCCGTGACACGGGTAAAAAGTTGGGGGTCGTTAGTCAACTGTGGGTCGATATTGACCAGCGAGAAGTTGTGGCGCTTAGTTTGCGTCCAAACCTCCTCTACGGCACACCTCAACCCATGCTGTTAAGCAGCATCCGCCAGATTGGAGACGTTATTCTGGTTGATGACGAGAATGTAATCGAAGACATTGATGTCGAATCCTATACCAGCCTGATTGGGTGCGAGGTGATTACCGAAACCGGGGAGTTACTGGGCAAGGTTCGAGGCTACAAGTTTGATGTCGATAATGGTAGATTGACGTCCTTGATCATTGCCTCTCTGGGTCTGCCCCTGATTCCCGATCAGGTCGTCAGCACCTATGAACTTCCCATCGAAGAAATTGTCAGTAGCGGACCTGATCGCCTGATTGTGTTTGAAGGCGCAGAAGAACGGTTGATTCAGCTATCCGTAGGGGTGATGGAGCGCCTGGGCATTGGTCGGGCACCCTGGGAGCGGGATGAATTTGATGAAGGGTATGTGGCAACTGTTCGCCCTGACAATCAGCTTCCAAGTGGAGTGCGTCAACCCATTGCCACCCCTGTCAAGACCAGGGAGCCGGTTCAACAGACCTGGGATGATGATAACTGGGGTGAGCCAGAACCTCGCCAGCTTCAGCAGCGTCGAGCAGAACCTCTTTACTATCAGGACGAGGAAGAGAACTGGAGTGAAGCCAGCGAAACCAGTCAGTACGAAGAAAAATACGATCGCTATGTAGAACCCCAGCCCTATCCTGAAGACCAGTACGAAGAAGATTACGAAGATGCCTGGGCGGATCAGGAGCAAAAGGCTTACCAGCCGCCTCGGGTCAATATCCCTGAGAAGCAGAAAGCCCCTGAGTACGAAGAGGAAGGCTACTAA
- the smc gene encoding chromosome segregation protein SMC: MYIKRLELTNFKSFGGTTPIPLLPGFTVVSGPNGSGKSNLIDALLFCLGLAGSKGMRAERLPDLVNHNQISRNRSAVEASVTVTFDLSDEPERLDDVIERQVNDQPGEHAAPFTVVADEAISQNGNSENGHSENGYSEGGNGKSPMLKEWSVTRKLRVTQQGTYTSNYYINGIPCTLTELHEELNRLRVYPEGYNVVLQGDVTRIISMNSRERREIIDELAGVATFDRKINQAKDKLNAVKEREDRYHIVERELIDQRDRLAQDRIKAEKYQKLRSELQAREQWEIVIRYRQSVSAVEKLRQRIEAGDREAGEITEQLATLAADIHQTTIELEQLNARVRSLGEEEQLALQSTLATREAELRQLQRQEQDLQTASREVTTRLTQTQQEIQEHLQVLESLTQAQAKEAENRVALQHQRDQARHRLQQTRELADAIAASAETSVQEQAALHHQIEALLHTLEPQRAEQAQLQERTRQLERQLQEQAQSLQALERQIAEKQEQHRTTVIRQDTSMQRVQILAQDLAAAEQELQIQHETQTRLLNEQRDKQRRLDRLEAQTQAIQEAQGTHAAQMILKSDLPGVCGLVAQLGKVDPRYQLALETAAGARLGHLVVEDDAIAAAGIELLKQRKAGRATFLPLNKLQPGRIPSGDSLRSRPGCIDYAINLVEFDRRYRDVFAYVFGTTVVFETLRDARRHLGEYRIVTLEGELLETSGAMTGGSSSTRQSIHFGTVAPAESAEVAQLRDRLQEIDRILDHCQNSIDRATSRVKEYTQELAEARQQHREAQLQGTQLERELQALQTSLTQLQTQRDQNAEELAGTRDRLQTLESELPQQECQLQDLRQTLAEMEQSQTHSEWQQIQATLRTQESELNQQELAVRTTEQRIQDLENQRQRIQEKIQQGQERLQEFRTQQATCLNQQSALRDQQADLQRQMEATRTALAELECQLGAEKQARDRCDRQLRERHTRQQQLTWEQQKLQETQQTCREELAALQAQLEAERQELPDPLPELPPDIESRDLASLQHELRSLQKRIQSMEPVNMLALEEYDRTQKRLEELTDKLKTLEEERTELLLRIENFTTLRQRAFKEAFDAVNLNFQAIFATLSEGDGHLQLEDAQDPFNGGLNLVAHPKGKPVQRLASMSGGEKSLTALSFIFALQRYRPSPFYAFDEVDMFLDGANVERLARMIKQQAQQAQFIVVSLRRPMIESAQRTIGVTQARGAYTQVLGIDLLPQSASM; this comes from the coding sequence GTGTACATTAAACGCCTGGAGCTAACTAACTTCAAATCCTTTGGCGGCACAACACCGATTCCGTTGTTGCCAGGCTTTACAGTGGTTTCTGGTCCGAATGGGTCTGGGAAGTCTAACCTGATTGATGCCCTCCTGTTCTGCCTGGGTCTGGCAGGCTCTAAGGGGATGCGGGCAGAGCGATTACCAGACCTGGTCAACCACAACCAGATCAGTCGTAACCGTTCAGCGGTGGAAGCCAGTGTAACCGTCACCTTTGACCTTTCAGATGAGCCGGAGCGACTGGATGATGTGATTGAGCGCCAGGTGAACGATCAACCGGGTGAACATGCAGCCCCTTTCACCGTGGTGGCGGACGAGGCGATCAGCCAGAATGGGAACTCAGAAAATGGACACTCAGAAAATGGATACTCTGAGGGCGGAAATGGAAAGTCGCCGATGTTGAAAGAATGGAGTGTCACCCGTAAGCTGCGGGTGACCCAGCAAGGCACTTACACCTCTAACTATTACATCAATGGAATTCCCTGTACGCTGACCGAGCTTCATGAAGAGTTGAACCGGCTGCGGGTTTACCCGGAAGGTTACAACGTGGTGCTGCAAGGCGACGTGACGCGGATTATTTCGATGAACTCCCGGGAGCGGCGAGAAATTATTGATGAACTGGCGGGGGTTGCCACCTTTGACCGCAAGATTAACCAGGCAAAGGACAAGCTGAATGCGGTGAAGGAACGAGAGGATCGCTATCACATTGTTGAACGGGAGTTAATTGACCAGCGAGATCGCCTCGCCCAGGATCGGATCAAGGCAGAGAAATACCAGAAACTCCGGTCTGAACTGCAAGCCAGGGAACAGTGGGAAATTGTCATCCGCTATCGTCAGTCTGTCTCTGCGGTTGAGAAACTGCGCCAGCGAATTGAAGCGGGCGATCGCGAAGCGGGCGAGATCACCGAGCAACTGGCCACGCTGGCGGCTGACATTCATCAGACAACGATTGAACTGGAGCAATTAAATGCCCGCGTTCGGTCACTGGGGGAAGAGGAGCAGCTTGCCCTCCAGTCCACCCTGGCAACCCGTGAAGCTGAACTCCGCCAGCTTCAGCGTCAGGAACAGGATTTACAGACTGCCAGCCGTGAAGTCACGACCCGTCTGACCCAAACTCAGCAGGAAATTCAAGAACACCTGCAAGTGCTGGAATCTCTGACCCAAGCACAGGCAAAGGAAGCAGAAAATAGGGTGGCTCTCCAGCACCAGCGTGACCAGGCAAGGCACCGCTTGCAGCAAACGCGAGAACTGGCTGATGCGATCGCGGCCAGTGCTGAAACCTCCGTCCAGGAACAGGCAGCCCTCCATCATCAGATTGAGGCCCTGCTCCACACCCTGGAACCTCAACGCGCTGAACAGGCCCAGCTACAAGAACGAACTCGCCAGTTAGAACGTCAGCTCCAGGAGCAGGCGCAGAGCCTGCAAGCCCTGGAGAGACAAATTGCTGAGAAACAGGAACAGCACAGGACTACTGTCATCCGGCAGGACACCTCCATGCAGCGGGTTCAGATCCTGGCACAGGATCTGGCGGCTGCCGAGCAAGAACTTCAGATTCAGCACGAGACCCAGACTCGCCTGCTGAATGAACAACGGGATAAACAGCGTCGATTAGATCGGTTGGAAGCTCAAACCCAGGCAATCCAGGAAGCTCAGGGAACCCATGCGGCTCAGATGATCCTGAAATCGGATCTGCCGGGGGTCTGTGGACTGGTGGCTCAACTGGGCAAGGTAGATCCTCGCTATCAACTGGCCTTAGAAACGGCGGCTGGGGCAAGGCTGGGACATCTCGTGGTCGAAGATGACGCGATCGCTGCTGCCGGTATTGAACTGCTAAAGCAACGCAAAGCTGGACGAGCCACCTTTCTGCCGCTCAACAAGCTCCAGCCTGGCCGCATCCCCTCTGGGGATAGCCTGCGATCGCGCCCCGGCTGCATCGACTATGCCATCAATCTGGTTGAGTTTGACCGGCGCTACCGGGATGTGTTTGCCTATGTGTTTGGCACAACGGTTGTGTTTGAAACGCTGCGGGATGCCCGCCGCCACCTGGGTGAGTATCGCATCGTCACGTTAGAGGGTGAACTGCTGGAAACCAGCGGTGCGATGACAGGCGGTAGCAGCAGCACGCGCCAATCCATTCACTTTGGAACGGTTGCTCCTGCCGAGTCGGCAGAGGTTGCCCAACTGCGCGATCGCCTCCAGGAGATTGACCGCATTCTGGACCATTGCCAGAACAGCATTGATCGGGCAACCAGCCGGGTGAAGGAGTACACCCAGGAACTGGCCGAAGCTCGACAGCAGCACCGGGAAGCCCAACTGCAAGGAACTCAACTGGAGAGAGAGCTACAGGCACTCCAAACCTCCCTGACTCAACTGCAAACCCAGCGAGATCAGAATGCTGAGGAGCTTGCCGGCACCCGCGATCGCCTGCAAACATTGGAATCTGAACTGCCTCAGCAGGAATGCCAGCTCCAGGATCTGCGCCAGACCCTCGCTGAGATGGAACAGTCCCAGACCCACAGTGAATGGCAGCAAATTCAGGCAACCCTGCGAACCCAGGAATCTGAACTGAATCAACAGGAACTGGCAGTCCGAACGACCGAACAGCGGATTCAAGACCTGGAAAACCAGCGTCAGCGCATTCAGGAGAAAATTCAGCAGGGGCAGGAGCGCTTGCAGGAGTTCCGTACTCAGCAAGCAACCTGCCTCAACCAGCAGTCTGCCCTCCGGGATCAGCAAGCCGATCTTCAGAGGCAGATGGAAGCAACCCGGACTGCCCTGGCAGAACTGGAATGCCAGTTGGGGGCAGAGAAACAGGCACGCGATCGCTGCGATCGCCAGTTGCGAGAACGCCACACACGCCAGCAACAACTGACCTGGGAGCAGCAAAAACTTCAGGAAACCCAGCAGACCTGTCGGGAAGAACTGGCAGCCTTGCAGGCACAACTGGAAGCAGAACGGCAGGAACTTCCCGATCCCCTACCAGAGCTTCCCCCCGATATAGAAAGCCGGGATCTTGCCTCCTTGCAGCATGAACTGCGTTCTCTCCAGAAGCGGATCCAGTCAATGGAACCTGTCAACATGCTGGCCCTGGAAGAATACGATCGCACTCAAAAGCGCCTGGAAGAACTGACAGACAAACTCAAAACCCTGGAAGAGGAGCGCACCGAACTCTTACTCCGGATTGAAAACTTCACTACCCTGCGCCAGCGAGCTTTTAAGGAAGCTTTTGACGCGGTCAACCTTAACTTTCAGGCAATTTTCGCTACCCTGTCTGAAGGCGACGGTCACCTGCAATTGGAAGATGCTCAGGACCCATTTAATGGCGGTCTTAATCTGGTGGCACACCCCAAAGGCAAACCTGTTCAACGTCTTGCTTCCATGTCTGGAGGCGAAAAATCCCTGACAGCCCTCAGTTTCATCTTTGCCCTCCAGCGCTATCGTCCATCGCCCTTCTATGCTTTCGACGAGGTCGATATGTTCCTGGATGGGGCAAATGTGGAACGATTAGCTAGAATGATCAAACAGCAGGCGCAGCAAGCGCAATTTATTGTCGTTAGCCTCCGGCGTCCCATGATTGAATCTGCCCAGCGCACAATTGGGGTTACTCAAGCGCGAGGGGCTTATACTCAAGTCCTGGGGATTGACTTGCTGCCCCAAAGTGCCTCTATGTGA
- a CDS encoding sugar phosphate nucleotidyltransferase has product MKAMILAAGKGTRVRPITYTIPKPMIPILQKPVMEFLLELLRQHGFTEVMVNVSHLANEIESYFRDGQRFGVEIAYSFEGRINENGELVGEALGSAGGMRKIQDFSPFFDDTFIVLCGDALIDLDLTAAVKWHREKGAIATVVMREVPREDVSSYGVIVTDEDGKIQAFQEKPSVEKALSTCINTGIYIFEPEIFNFIPSGVEYDIGSQLFPKLVEVGAPFYGIAMDFEWVDIGKVPDYWQAIRGVLTGEIKNVQIPGKQVAPGIYTGLNVAVNWDKVKIQGPVYIGGMTHIEDGATIIGPTMIGPNCWVCSGAEVINSVIFEYSRLGPGVRLVDKLVFGRYCVDKTGATIDVQAASLDWLITDARQVPPVQAPAERQAIAELLGAENKTIGV; this is encoded by the coding sequence ATGAAAGCCATGATTCTGGCAGCCGGCAAGGGAACTCGTGTGCGTCCAATTACTTACACCATTCCCAAACCCATGATCCCCATCCTGCAAAAGCCAGTGATGGAGTTTCTGCTTGAACTACTGCGACAGCATGGGTTTACCGAAGTGATGGTCAACGTCAGCCACCTGGCGAATGAAATTGAGAGTTACTTTCGGGATGGCCAACGGTTTGGCGTGGAAATTGCCTATTCGTTTGAAGGGCGAATTAATGAGAATGGTGAGTTGGTTGGGGAAGCATTGGGTTCTGCCGGTGGGATGCGGAAAATCCAGGACTTCTCGCCCTTTTTTGATGACACATTTATTGTCCTCTGTGGGGATGCCCTGATTGACCTGGACCTGACGGCGGCAGTGAAATGGCACCGGGAAAAGGGGGCGATCGCCACTGTTGTGATGCGAGAGGTTCCCCGCGAAGATGTGTCCAGCTATGGGGTCATTGTCACGGACGAAGACGGTAAAATTCAGGCTTTTCAGGAGAAACCCTCTGTTGAAAAAGCATTAAGCACCTGCATCAATACCGGAATTTATATTTTTGAGCCAGAGATTTTCAACTTTATCCCGTCGGGGGTTGAGTACGATATCGGCAGCCAGCTTTTCCCAAAACTGGTTGAAGTGGGTGCGCCCTTTTACGGGATTGCGATGGACTTTGAATGGGTGGACATTGGCAAGGTGCCTGACTACTGGCAGGCCATTCGTGGCGTCTTGACTGGGGAAATCAAAAATGTCCAGATCCCCGGTAAGCAGGTTGCTCCTGGAATTTATACCGGATTGAACGTAGCAGTGAACTGGGACAAGGTCAAGATTCAGGGACCCGTTTATATTGGCGGCATGACCCATATTGAAGACGGTGCAACCATCATTGGTCCGACCATGATTGGTCCAAACTGCTGGGTATGCAGCGGTGCCGAAGTGATTAACAGCGTCATTTTTGAATACTCCCGACTAGGGCCAGGGGTGCGCCTGGTCGATAAGCTGGTATTCGGTCGCTATTGTGTGGATAAAACAGGTGCCACGATTGATGTCCAGGCAGCCTCTCTGGACTGGCTGATTACAGATGCCCGCCAGGTTCCCCCTGTCCAGGCACCTGCCGAACGACAGGCGATCGCAGAACTTCTGGGGGCTGAGAATAAGACTATTGGGGTGTAA